The following nucleotide sequence is from Paenibacillus andongensis.
AGCGGGTGTAATTACAACTAAGAAATCCAAACCAACACCTAAACGTTTTGATGATAACCGTTCTGGCGGAAATCGCGGGCCTGGTGGTCAAAACAGAGGTAATCAACGCGGTAACAATAGAGGCAGATACCAACAAGAAACCGTTAAAAAAGAGAAAATTGACAACACACCTAAGAAAATCATCGTTCGTGGTAGTATGACCGTTGGTGAAACAGCGAAATTACTTCACAAAGATGCTTCTGAAGTTATTAAAAAACTTTTATTCTTGGGTACAATGGCAACAATCAACCAAGAGCTCGATTTGGACGCGATTCAATTGATTGCAACTGAATTTGGTGTTGAAGTTGAGATTAAGATCAAAGTCGAAGAAGATAATTTCGAGACGTTCGAAGAAGTGGATGATGAAGCTGATCTGCTTGAGCGTCCGCCCGTTGTTACGATTATGGGTCACGTCGATCACGGTAAAACGACGCTTCTCGATGCCATTCGTAAAACTAGCGTAACCGAGGGAGAAGCTGGTGGTATTACGCAGCACATCGGGGCATATCAAGTAGAAGTTAACCATAAGAAGATTACGTTCTTGGATACACCGGGTCATGAAGCATTTACAACGATGCGTGCCCGCGGTGCACAAGTAACAGATATTACGATTATCGTTGTTGCTGCTGATGACGGTGTAATGCCTCAAACAGTAGAAGCGATCAACCACGCTAAAGCGGCGGGCGTTCCGATTATCGTAGCTGTGAACAAGATTGATAAAGAAGGCGCTAATCCGGATCAAATTAAACAAGCACTTACTGCTTATGAATTGGTACCGGAGGAGTGGGGCGGCGACACAATCTTCGTAGAAATTTCTGCAAAACAACGGATTGGACTTGAAAATCTGCTTGAGATGATTCTGCTTGTTGCGGAAGTTCAAGAGTATAAAGCTAACCCGAATAAACGTGCTAGAGCGACCGTCATCGAAGCCGAGTTGGATAAAGGTCGTGGTCCAGTTGCCAGAATCCTGATTCAACATGGTACATTGAAAGTCGGAGATAGCTTTGTAGCTGGCGTGTGCTTCGGCCGCGTAAGAGCGATGGTGAATGATAAAGGGAAACGTCTGAAAGAAGCGGGTCCTTCAACACCAGTTGAAATCACGGGTCTTACAGAAGTTCCACAAGCTGGTGATCCATTCCTTGCTTATGAAGATGAGCGTAAGGCAAGAGACATTGCAGATCGTCGTTCCATAGCACTTCGACAATCCGAGATGACGGCGAATTCACGCGTCACGCTGGATGACCTCTTTAAACACATTAAAGACGGCGAAATCAAAGAGCTCAATGTAATTATCAAAGGTGACGTTCAAGGTTCAGTTGAAGCTCTGAAAAGCTCCCTTGAGAAGATCGAAGTGGAAGGCGTTCGCGTCAAAATTCTTCACAACGGTGTTGGTGCTGTTACGGAGTCTGATATTATTCTGGCTTCTGCATCTAATGCGATTATTATCGGTTTCAATGTTCGTCCTGAGCCTGCGGCGAAAGCAACGGCAGATCAAGAGAAAGTTGATATCCGTATGCATAACATTATCTACAACGTAATTGAAGAAATCGAGCAAGCTATGAAGGGCATGCTGGATCCTATCTTTAAAGAAGTTGTACTCGGTCAGGCAGAAGTTCGTAATGTATTCAAAATTACGGGTTCAGGTACAATTGCTGGATGTATGGTTATATCAGGAAAAATTGCGCGTAACGCACAAACTCGCTTGATCCGCGGCGGTATTGTCGTACACGAAGGTAAAATTGACTCCCTGAAACGATTCAAGGATGACCAAAAAGAAGTTGCACAAGGTTATGAGTGTGGTATATCTCTTGAGCGTTATCATGATATTAAAGAGGGCGACATTATTGAAGCCTTCATCATGGAGTCCGTTGAGAGGTGATGACAAATGGCTAGAGTTCGTGTAGGTCGAGTTGGCGAACAAATCAAGAAAGAATTAAGCCAGATCGTTCAGTCCGAATTGAAAGATCCACGTATTGGTTTCTTGACCGTTACGGGTGTAGAAGTAACGAACGATTTATCCTTAGCTCGCGTATTTCTTAGCGTAATGGGGACAGAAGAAGAGAAAGCAGCAACGCTTAAAGCTCTTTCTGTAGGTTCTGGTTATATTCGTTCGGAATTAGGCAAACGAATTCGTTTACGTAAAATTCCAGAGCTGCAATTTAAGTTCGATGCTTCTATTGATTATGGAAGTCATATTGATAACTTGTTGCACAAGCTTAATCAGGAAGGAAATCCAAACGTATGAGCATTGGAATGAACCATGCCACCGAATACAGCAAGCAGCTGGCAGCAGCAGCTAAGTTTATCGAGCAGCATGATGATTTCCTGGTGGTATCTCACATCCAACCGGATGGGGATGCCGCCAGTTCTACGTATGCAACCGGTTGGATTCTTAAACAACTGGGAAAATCTTTTACAATGATCAATGAGGGCGCTATGCCCTCTAAATTTTCCTATTTATGGGGAAGTGATCAGGTTCTTGATTTTGGCAAGGAAGTTCCTTGTAAACTTTACCAAACCATCATAAGTGTTGATTGTGCTGATTTCTCCAGAATGGGTAGGATCAGCACTCTTTTTGATGACCAAGCTCAGCTGCTCAATGTTGACCATCATCCAACGAACGATAGATTTGGTTCATGCCATTTGATTAAACATGATGCCGCTGCAACTGTTCAAATTCTGTATGATTTAGCTATACATATGAAGCTTGTACCGAATTTGGAGTTTGGTGATTGCATTTACACTGGCTTGCTGACAGACACTGGTGGTTTTCGGTATTCGAATACCTCACCTGAGGTTATGCAGATTGGTGCAACACTGTTATCTCTTGGTGTTAAGGGAT
It contains:
- the infB gene encoding translation initiation factor IF-2; protein product: MTNKQDNKDKTRVYEYAKQLNMSSKEIITILKRLNIPVNNHMSVMENDAVSSVEKFFRDIKANAAAKRAATDGGNVSSSTTNQNPATQAPAQENKGAATPASKPVASEPTNSGTTTNGAVTAPQGQSTPNAASRPAQPGRDQRPSGQGSSQGGQRPNSQGQGGQRTGYQGGSPGGQRPSGQGSSQGGQRTGYQGSNPGGQRPSGQGSSQGGQRTGYQGSNPGGQRPSGSTGGYNSGRPSGGQGYSQGGQGGAPRTNSNYAGSRPSQGTGGPGAGGGQSANSGRPQNAGPNRSAGPNRQSKPFDNRNNNQSGRPVIQEAKPQFHVGATAAELDDAAAKAGVITTKKSKPTPKRFDDNRSGGNRGPGGQNRGNQRGNNRGRYQQETVKKEKIDNTPKKIIVRGSMTVGETAKLLHKDASEVIKKLLFLGTMATINQELDLDAIQLIATEFGVEVEIKIKVEEDNFETFEEVDDEADLLERPPVVTIMGHVDHGKTTLLDAIRKTSVTEGEAGGITQHIGAYQVEVNHKKITFLDTPGHEAFTTMRARGAQVTDITIIVVAADDGVMPQTVEAINHAKAAGVPIIVAVNKIDKEGANPDQIKQALTAYELVPEEWGGDTIFVEISAKQRIGLENLLEMILLVAEVQEYKANPNKRARATVIEAELDKGRGPVARILIQHGTLKVGDSFVAGVCFGRVRAMVNDKGKRLKEAGPSTPVEITGLTEVPQAGDPFLAYEDERKARDIADRRSIALRQSEMTANSRVTLDDLFKHIKDGEIKELNVIIKGDVQGSVEALKSSLEKIEVEGVRVKILHNGVGAVTESDIILASASNAIIIGFNVRPEPAAKATADQEKVDIRMHNIIYNVIEEIEQAMKGMLDPIFKEVVLGQAEVRNVFKITGSGTIAGCMVISGKIARNAQTRLIRGGIVVHEGKIDSLKRFKDDQKEVAQGYECGISLERYHDIKEGDIIEAFIMESVER
- the rbfA gene encoding 30S ribosome-binding factor RbfA translates to MARVRVGRVGEQIKKELSQIVQSELKDPRIGFLTVTGVEVTNDLSLARVFLSVMGTEEEKAATLKALSVGSGYIRSELGKRIRLRKIPELQFKFDASIDYGSHIDNLLHKLNQEGNPNV
- a CDS encoding DHH family phosphoesterase, with the protein product MSIGMNHATEYSKQLAAAAKFIEQHDDFLVVSHIQPDGDAASSTYATGWILKQLGKSFTMINEGAMPSKFSYLWGSDQVLDFGKEVPCKLYQTIISVDCADFSRMGRISTLFDDQAQLLNVDHHPTNDRFGSCHLIKHDAAATVQILYDLAIHMKLVPNLEFGDCIYTGLLTDTGGFRYSNTSPEVMQIGATLLSLGVKGSVIAEQVLERVTYSQIVLLQKALSTLSFANDRKLAWLAVSLSDLELTGASSDDLDGLVNYPRNVEGVEVGMLFKEKAAGVIKVSLRSSGLVDVAAIAQSLGGGGHVRASGCTIQGTLEEAVAKMVQEVGNELI